A single region of the Parasphingorhabdus litoris DSM 22379 genome encodes:
- a CDS encoding tyrosine-type recombinase/integrase: MKYRYLGKEKKLSLGRYPDVSLKVARERRDEARTLIANGADPASVKAEIANERREAAANTFSSIAEEYITKIEKEGRAAVTIKKTRWLLSLLEGDLGNRPIIEITPAELLTTLQKVEVKGHLETARRMRSLSGRIFRYAVATSRGNSDPSALLRGALVAPTVKHHSAILEPAKVGELLSD; the protein is encoded by the coding sequence TTGAAATATCGCTATCTCGGGAAAGAGAAGAAGCTGTCGCTTGGCCGTTATCCTGATGTTTCGCTCAAGGTTGCCCGCGAAAGGCGCGATGAAGCGCGGACGCTGATTGCCAATGGTGCCGACCCTGCCAGTGTGAAGGCAGAAATCGCGAACGAGAGGCGTGAAGCGGCTGCAAACACATTTTCATCGATTGCTGAAGAATACATCACGAAGATCGAGAAGGAAGGCCGAGCGGCTGTCACGATAAAGAAGACACGCTGGCTGCTTTCCCTTTTGGAAGGAGACCTTGGCAATCGCCCGATCATAGAGATCACGCCAGCCGAATTGCTCACCACGCTTCAAAAGGTCGAAGTAAAGGGTCATTTGGAAACAGCGAGGCGGATGCGCTCCTTGTCTGGCCGCATTTTCCGATATGCGGTTGCTACTTCTCGCGGTAATTCCGATCCGTCCGCATTGCTGCGCGGGGCCTTGGTCGCGCCGACGGTAAAGCACCACAGCGCCATATTGGAACCAGCCAAGGTTGGCGAATTGCTGAGCGATTGA
- a CDS encoding nuclear transport factor 2 family protein produces the protein MNASEENVALLANLPDPTSPEIEQVRENFAEDFKWHYFNEGLPDLNKTYHGFDGWMQFFKDLAGKTGGTFGVNMKHVYPIGTELVVVHALPSMTIDGMSLETDAAVVWRIVDGKIAEAWDIPGLNSAIRAK, from the coding sequence ATGAACGCCTCCGAAGAAAATGTCGCATTGCTGGCAAATCTACCTGATCCGACCTCACCTGAAATAGAGCAGGTGCGGGAAAATTTTGCCGAAGATTTCAAATGGCATTATTTCAACGAGGGGTTGCCCGATCTCAACAAGACCTATCATGGCTTTGATGGCTGGATGCAGTTTTTCAAAGATCTCGCGGGCAAAACCGGCGGCACATTTGGCGTCAACATGAAGCATGTTTACCCCATCGGCACAGAGCTCGTGGTCGTACATGCGCTGCCCAGTATGACGATCGACGGCATGAGTCTGGAAACCGATGCTGCGGTTGTCTGGCGCATTGTCGACGGCAAGATCGCGGAGGCGTGGGATATTCCCGGACTGAATTCAGCTATTCGAGCAAAATAG
- a CDS encoding tyrosine-type recombinase/integrase, with product MTHLALKLTPHVFVRPGELRRAEWSEFDLGKAIWTITPEKMKMRDPHMVPLSRQALGFLESAQAISAGQRYVFSSLYPGNRPISENTINAALRRLGYSGKEMTAHGFRAMASTLLNESGKWSSDAIERALAHKDTNAIRSIYHRGAHWDERVKMAQWWSDYLDRLTAEGKVDSINDAIPR from the coding sequence TTGACCCATTTGGCGCTAAAGCTCACCCCTCACGTATTCGTTCGCCCCGGGGAATTGCGGCGCGCCGAATGGAGCGAGTTCGATCTTGGAAAGGCAATTTGGACCATAACACCGGAAAAAATGAAGATGCGCGATCCCCATATGGTGCCGCTATCACGACAGGCCCTTGGTTTTCTGGAAAGCGCGCAAGCTATAAGCGCGGGCCAGCGCTACGTTTTCTCGTCTCTTTATCCGGGTAATCGCCCGATATCGGAAAACACAATCAATGCTGCGCTTCGACGGCTGGGATATAGCGGCAAGGAAATGACCGCTCACGGCTTCCGCGCTATGGCAAGCACATTGCTCAACGAGAGTGGCAAATGGTCGTCAGATGCGATTGAGCGAGCATTGGCCCATAAAGACACCAATGCAATTCGCAGTATTTATCATCGAGGTGCGCATTGGGATGAGCGCGTTAAAATGGCGCAGTGGTGGTCAGACTATTTGGATCGACTAACAGCGGAAGGGAAAGTTGATTCAATCAACGATGCCATTCCACGGTGA
- a CDS encoding undecaprenyl-diphosphate phosphatase yields the protein MTFIQMLLLAVVQGVTEFLPISSSGHLILLPVFTGYADQGPMIDIAVHVGSLLAIITYFFKDVLSFGKGGLATIGIGKADTERRLLWWIIIGTIPAVIVGLFLKTGGYLEGFRSTTLVGINLIVYGVLLGVADRIGRQVKSFEDMTLKDGLIVGLAQALALIPGTSRSGVTMTAARFLGYSRVESARFSFLLSIPAVAGAGILIIPDLMDASGDLLKEALITGALTFVAAFATMTFLMQFLRKASMMVFVIYRVAMGAALLIWF from the coding sequence ATGACATTTATTCAAATGCTGCTCCTCGCCGTCGTGCAGGGTGTTACCGAATTTTTGCCAATTTCCTCATCCGGTCATCTCATATTGCTCCCCGTTTTCACCGGCTATGCTGATCAGGGGCCAATGATAGACATTGCTGTACATGTTGGATCTTTGCTGGCGATCATCACCTATTTTTTTAAAGACGTGCTTTCTTTCGGCAAAGGCGGTCTGGCAACCATTGGTATTGGCAAAGCAGATACCGAGCGTCGGCTGCTTTGGTGGATCATCATCGGGACGATTCCTGCGGTCATTGTGGGCTTGTTCCTGAAGACAGGCGGCTATCTGGAGGGATTTCGCAGTACGACATTGGTGGGTATCAACCTTATTGTCTACGGTGTTCTGCTGGGCGTCGCTGACCGTATTGGGCGGCAGGTCAAATCGTTTGAAGATATGACACTGAAGGACGGATTGATTGTCGGTTTGGCCCAGGCTTTGGCGCTAATTCCGGGCACCAGCCGGTCGGGGGTTACGATGACCGCTGCGCGTTTTCTGGGTTATAGCCGTGTGGAATCGGCCCGTTTCTCGTTCCTACTATCTATCCCGGCGGTTGCAGGCGCGGGAATATTGATCATCCCGGATCTTATGGATGCCAGTGGTGATCTGCTCAAAGAAGCATTGATCACCGGTGCGCTGACCTTCGTCGCGGCCTTTGCGACCATGACTTTCCTGATGCAGTTCCTGCGCAAGGCATCGATGATGGTGTTCGTTATCTATCGTGTCGCGATGGGCGCGGCCTTGCTGATCTGGTTCTAG
- a CDS encoding complex I NDUFA9 subunit family protein has protein sequence MTLDGQLVCIFGGGGFLGRYISQQLLSRGARVRVAERNVKNAMHIKPLGNLGQTQFASADVTKKDSVKRAVHGCDAVINLVGILDGDFETVHVTGARNVAEAAAEAGCSALIQMSAIGADSESPSRYGKSKGDAETAVLEAFPSAVIMRPSIVFGREDQFINRFAAMIRMMPIVPIIGSDTKFQPVFVGDVAQAVAVALENPAPYAGQIFELGGPEVISMGDLNRRIAKMTKRERGFIEMPDVAAKLMATCTGFLPGAPITLDQYKMLQKDNVVADGQAGLEAFNVSPTPLATVARGWMDKYTTYGRFGARAKAS, from the coding sequence ATGACGCTTGACGGACAATTGGTTTGCATTTTTGGCGGTGGCGGCTTCCTGGGTCGCTATATCTCGCAACAGCTTTTGTCGCGCGGTGCGCGGGTGCGGGTGGCCGAACGTAATGTCAAAAATGCAATGCATATCAAGCCGCTGGGCAATTTGGGCCAGACCCAATTTGCCAGCGCCGATGTGACCAAGAAAGACAGCGTAAAACGGGCGGTTCATGGTTGTGACGCGGTTATTAATCTGGTTGGGATTTTGGATGGGGATTTTGAAACGGTCCACGTAACCGGCGCGCGCAACGTAGCCGAGGCTGCGGCTGAGGCCGGGTGCAGCGCATTGATCCAAATGTCGGCCATTGGTGCCGATAGCGAATCGCCATCCCGCTATGGGAAGAGCAAGGGCGACGCTGAGACCGCTGTGCTTGAGGCATTTCCCAGCGCAGTGATCATGCGCCCCTCCATAGTATTTGGCCGCGAAGACCAGTTCATCAACCGCTTTGCCGCGATGATCCGGATGATGCCGATAGTGCCGATAATTGGCAGCGACACAAAGTTTCAGCCGGTTTTTGTCGGCGACGTGGCACAGGCTGTGGCAGTCGCGCTAGAGAACCCCGCGCCTTATGCCGGTCAGATCTTTGAATTGGGCGGGCCGGAAGTCATTTCAATGGGGGATCTCAATCGGCGGATTGCCAAGATGACGAAGCGGGAGCGCGGCTTTATCGAAATGCCGGATGTTGCAGCAAAGCTGATGGCGACGTGCACGGGTTTTCTTCCCGGTGCACCGATTACGTTGGATCAGTATAAAATGCTGCAGAAGGACAATGTTGTTGCTGATGGGCAGGCTGGGCTGGAAGCATTTAATGTATCGCCAACACCCTTGGCGACCGTGGCCCGGGGGTGGATGGACAAATATACCACCTATGGCCGCTTTGGAGCGCGTGCAAAGGCAAGCTGA
- a CDS encoding NAD(P)-dependent oxidoreductase gives MPKGTKKLDMLKFVNTGQTYPEKREPTLRAEDFQEIADRYAPEKAAEQAARCSQCGVPYCSTHCPLHNHIPDWLRLTAEGRVREAYEMSNLTSTMPEICGRICPQDRLCEGNCVIEFSGHGAVTIGAVEKYITDTAWEEGWVEPLVAGKSRGQSVGIIGAGPAGLTAGEYLRVAGYDVHIYDRHDRAGGLLTYGIPGFKLEKDVIMRRIQRLKDGGINFHENFEVGKDATLEELRTKHDAILIATGVYKAREIKMPGVGAPGVEEALDFLTASNRKSFGDDVPDFDNGRFNAQGKNVVVIGGGDTAMDCVRTSVRQGAKSVKCLYRRDRANMPGSQNEVKNAEEEGVDFVWLSAPKAVEGTEHVTAVKATKMRLGAPDASGRRAPEVQPDSEFTLEADLVIKALGFDAEELPSLFDCPDLSVTRWGTLRVDHKSMMTNLDGVFAAGDIVRGASLVVWGIRDGRDVTEHMHKFLREKARAEKQAA, from the coding sequence ATGCCAAAAGGCACGAAAAAATTAGACATGTTGAAATTTGTCAACACCGGTCAAACCTATCCCGAAAAGCGCGAGCCTACGCTGCGCGCCGAGGATTTTCAGGAAATTGCTGACCGCTATGCGCCTGAAAAAGCGGCGGAACAGGCGGCTCGCTGCTCGCAATGCGGAGTGCCTTATTGCTCTACCCATTGTCCGCTCCATAATCATATTCCTGACTGGCTCCGCCTTACCGCCGAGGGCCGGGTTCGCGAAGCCTATGAAATGTCGAATCTGACGTCGACCATGCCAGAGATCTGTGGCCGAATCTGTCCGCAGGATCGTCTGTGTGAAGGCAATTGCGTTATTGAATTTTCCGGCCATGGCGCTGTGACCATTGGCGCGGTTGAGAAATATATTACCGATACCGCCTGGGAAGAAGGCTGGGTCGAACCGCTGGTTGCTGGTAAATCGCGTGGCCAGTCAGTTGGCATTATCGGTGCCGGTCCAGCTGGCTTGACCGCTGGCGAATATCTGCGCGTCGCCGGTTATGATGTCCATATCTATGATCGCCATGATCGCGCTGGCGGATTGCTGACTTACGGCATTCCCGGTTTCAAGCTGGAAAAAGATGTCATCATGCGGCGCATCCAGCGCCTGAAAGATGGCGGCATCAACTTTCATGAGAATTTTGAAGTCGGCAAAGATGCGACATTGGAAGAGCTGCGCACCAAACATGACGCCATTCTGATCGCGACCGGCGTCTATAAGGCACGCGAGATCAAAATGCCGGGCGTCGGCGCGCCTGGTGTCGAAGAAGCTTTGGACTTCCTGACCGCCTCAAACCGCAAGAGCTTTGGCGATGATGTGCCTGATTTCGACAATGGCCGGTTCAATGCCCAAGGCAAGAATGTGGTCGTAATCGGCGGCGGCGATACCGCGATGGATTGCGTGCGGACCTCGGTACGTCAGGGGGCGAAATCGGTTAAATGCCTCTATCGCCGTGATCGCGCCAATATGCCGGGGTCGCAGAATGAAGTGAAAAATGCCGAGGAAGAGGGCGTGGATTTTGTTTGGCTCTCTGCCCCGAAAGCGGTTGAGGGCACGGAACACGTCACGGCAGTCAAGGCAACAAAGATGCGCCTCGGCGCGCCTGATGCCAGTGGCCGACGCGCGCCAGAGGTACAGCCCGACAGTGAATTCACGCTGGAGGCCGATCTGGTCATCAAGGCCTTGGGATTTGATGCGGAAGAGCTTCCCAGTCTGTTCGATTGCCCGGATCTCAGCGTTACGCGCTGGGGCACTTTGCGGGTCGATCACAAGAGTATGATGACCAATCTCGACGGCGTTTTTGCAGCCGGTGATATTGTCCGCGGAGCCAGCCTTGTGGTATGGGGTATCCGTGACGGTCGCGACGTGACCGAGCATATGCACAAATTCTTGCGCGAAAAAGCGCGGGCGGAAAAACAAGCCGCCTGA
- a CDS encoding phytanoyl-CoA dioxygenase family protein gives MTAQLRHFDSSDTAENIIAAINEDGAIIVENFIGNELLSTLVSELKPHADGFEPGMSGGAIKQMFCGAQTKRFAGLATKAPSFANLIDNDLLHQWAEQSFANDYWLNTGQAMIIGPGSTEQMLHRDVGNWPVVHNLGKDGPEGTLSIMLAITDFTEENGATRVVPGSHLWEDFSVEADEKQVVQAVMPAGSALLYTGKAIHGAGANISNDKWRFGIQMSYILAQLTPEEAHPITIPWEVARNFSPRVQHMLGYYSHKTFLPDWPVLWTADYRDVRESLEPKADTEYVSAGAKRLELPIAAD, from the coding sequence ATGACAGCGCAACTTAGACATTTCGACAGCAGCGATACGGCAGAAAATATTATTGCTGCGATCAATGAAGACGGAGCGATTATCGTTGAAAACTTCATTGGGAATGAGCTTCTTAGTACCTTGGTTTCTGAACTTAAACCGCATGCGGATGGTTTTGAGCCCGGAATGTCCGGCGGCGCGATCAAACAGATGTTTTGCGGTGCACAGACCAAAAGATTTGCAGGACTAGCAACCAAGGCCCCATCATTTGCCAATCTGATCGATAATGATCTCCTGCACCAATGGGCTGAACAATCGTTTGCAAATGATTATTGGCTGAACACTGGTCAGGCGATGATTATCGGCCCTGGTTCAACCGAACAAATGTTGCACCGGGACGTTGGCAATTGGCCAGTGGTCCACAATCTGGGTAAAGATGGCCCCGAAGGTACGCTGAGCATCATGCTCGCGATCACTGATTTTACAGAAGAAAATGGGGCGACCCGCGTTGTTCCCGGCAGCCATCTTTGGGAGGACTTTTCGGTAGAAGCGGATGAAAAGCAGGTGGTGCAAGCAGTCATGCCTGCCGGATCAGCGCTGCTTTATACGGGAAAGGCCATTCATGGCGCAGGCGCCAATATTTCTAATGACAAATGGCGTTTTGGTATACAGATGAGCTACATTCTAGCGCAACTCACGCCGGAAGAAGCGCATCCTATTACCATACCATGGGAAGTGGCACGGAACTTCTCACCGCGGGTGCAGCATATGCTGGGCTATTATTCACACAAGACATTTCTGCCTGATTGGCCGGTTCTATGGACCGCTGACTATCGTGATGTTCGAGAATCACTCGAGCCAAAAGCTGATACGGAATATGTCAGTGCCGGGGCGAAACGTCTAGAATTGCCGATAGCGGCAGATTAG
- a CDS encoding SDR family NAD(P)-dependent oxidoreductase gives MNRFKAKSVVITGGASGIGAASARRFHAEGAAVVIADLNDELGTALANELGERALFQKTNVAEYDQVEVLMGTAVEAFGRLDVLFNNAGIGCFGLTPDLSVEDWRRVIAIDLDAVFFGCKAAIPYMRAVGGGAIVNTASISGSGADYAFTAYNAAKGGVINYTRALAIDHARENIRVNAISPGPISTAIIAQAKSVPAADQAWCDVVPMGRWGEPEEIAAIAAFLASDDASYMTGSIVTADGGLTAHTGQPNLPAIAARLVADA, from the coding sequence GTGAACCGATTCAAAGCTAAATCTGTGGTGATAACCGGCGGAGCGTCCGGGATCGGAGCGGCGAGCGCGCGGCGCTTTCATGCCGAAGGTGCTGCTGTTGTTATCGCCGATCTGAATGATGAACTGGGAACGGCGCTGGCCAATGAACTAGGCGAGCGCGCACTGTTTCAGAAGACGAATGTTGCCGAATATGATCAGGTCGAAGTGCTAATGGGCACCGCTGTGGAAGCATTCGGCAGGCTCGATGTCCTGTTCAACAATGCAGGTATTGGATGCTTCGGTCTGACTCCGGATTTGTCTGTTGAGGATTGGCGGCGTGTCATTGCCATCGATCTCGACGCTGTTTTCTTCGGTTGCAAAGCAGCCATTCCGTATATGCGAGCGGTTGGCGGCGGTGCCATTGTGAACACGGCTTCGATTTCAGGAAGCGGCGCCGATTATGCCTTTACTGCCTATAATGCGGCCAAGGGCGGCGTGATCAACTACACCCGCGCCCTGGCTATCGATCATGCGCGCGAGAATATTCGTGTGAATGCAATTTCTCCCGGTCCCATTTCCACAGCCATCATCGCTCAAGCCAAATCGGTCCCTGCGGCGGATCAAGCGTGGTGCGACGTCGTGCCAATGGGCCGTTGGGGCGAGCCGGAGGAAATTGCCGCTATTGCCGCTTTTCTGGCCTCAGATGATGCATCCTATATGACAGGTTCCATTGTGACAGCCGACGGAGGCTTAACCGCCCATACCGGCCAACCCAATCTGCCTGCTATCGCTGCGCGTTTGGTAGCCGATGCATAA
- a CDS encoding AraC family transcriptional regulator, translating to MTFDLENFDRPVMSPQVARLIVDILDDMNVSLVELFDRLDFDQGLLADDEAFLSFNQMFGLIDAALRLSPIPWLGLKVGGAETVGTWGALGYAIMSSANEIEATKIGQKYYQAAPSLIQTTTRIEAGRQRIQMDPIYPIERLVPFCVEENIVGIMRLSSEYLQEPMNPLEISLTYSKPVYARKYREYFDCPISYDQPENLVWTRVPTEQPLRTSDSASAQICLKLAEQLVAKHRGEDDFLLQVRRELLRHPGDMPDMEKVAATLAMSSRTLRRKLNALDTSFRQVQDDVRKNLALDYLRNTAMTIDQIADRLGYTESTNFRRAFKQWTMESPSHFRK from the coding sequence TTGACCTTTGACTTAGAGAATTTCGATCGCCCCGTGATGTCACCCCAAGTTGCGCGGCTGATTGTCGATATTCTCGATGATATGAATGTCTCACTGGTTGAGTTATTTGATCGACTTGATTTTGATCAGGGGTTGCTTGCCGATGATGAAGCATTTTTGAGCTTCAACCAGATGTTCGGGCTGATCGATGCAGCGCTGAGACTATCGCCCATTCCTTGGTTGGGTTTGAAGGTCGGTGGCGCTGAAACCGTTGGCACTTGGGGCGCGCTTGGTTACGCGATCATGAGCAGTGCGAATGAAATCGAAGCCACAAAAATCGGTCAGAAATATTACCAGGCCGCACCCAGCCTGATACAAACGACGACGCGTATAGAAGCCGGCCGGCAACGTATTCAGATGGACCCGATTTACCCAATCGAACGATTGGTACCCTTTTGCGTCGAGGAAAATATTGTCGGCATCATGCGATTGTCCTCTGAATATCTGCAGGAACCGATGAACCCTCTTGAGATTAGCCTGACTTATTCGAAGCCCGTATATGCACGAAAATACCGCGAATATTTTGACTGCCCAATTAGTTATGATCAGCCCGAAAATCTTGTTTGGACAAGGGTTCCAACCGAACAGCCGTTGCGTACATCCGATTCAGCGAGTGCACAAATCTGTTTGAAACTTGCTGAACAGCTTGTCGCTAAGCATCGGGGCGAAGACGATTTTTTGCTGCAGGTTCGTCGCGAATTGCTCAGGCACCCGGGTGATATGCCGGATATGGAAAAGGTTGCGGCAACATTGGCAATGAGTTCCCGAACGTTGCGTAGGAAGCTTAATGCGCTGGATACTTCATTCCGCCAAGTCCAAGATGATGTGCGCAAAAATTTGGCGCTCGATTATCTTAGGAACACAGCGATGACGATCGATCAGATTGCGGATCGCCTTGGATATACCGAATCCACAAATTTCCGCCGTGCATTCAAGCAGTGGACGATGGAATCACCTAGCCATTTTCGCAAATGA
- a CDS encoding 2,4'-dihydroxyacetophenone dioxygenase family protein: MSLPEVINHQDHLLSVNINEQEAVQHPTDGYFIQPLFLDSENGTWVLYAKFPPGTLLPRHFHTGTVHFFTTKGSWNYVEYPEDKQTAGSYLYEPGGSIHQFSVPKDAKEAAEGFMVVTGANINFDDDDNFIDVSDAGTIEQAVLTVCQMMGRDAPRYIRPGASAAFSF, encoded by the coding sequence ATGTCACTGCCTGAAGTCATCAATCACCAAGATCATCTACTGTCTGTTAACATCAATGAGCAGGAAGCAGTCCAGCATCCGACCGATGGATATTTCATCCAACCATTGTTCCTCGACTCCGAGAATGGCACCTGGGTGCTGTACGCAAAATTCCCGCCTGGCACTTTACTGCCACGCCATTTTCACACCGGCACGGTGCACTTCTTTACCACCAAGGGATCCTGGAACTATGTCGAATATCCTGAGGACAAGCAAACTGCCGGCAGCTATCTTTATGAACCCGGTGGTTCGATCCATCAGTTCTCCGTTCCAAAAGATGCCAAAGAAGCAGCCGAGGGATTCATGGTTGTCACCGGCGCCAACATTAACTTCGATGATGATGACAACTTTATTGATGTCAGCGACGCAGGCACCATCGAACAAGCGGTATTGACGGTTTGCCAGATGATGGGTCGTGACGCGCCGCGCTACATCCGACCCGGTGCTTCTGCCGCCTTCTCTTTCTGA
- a CDS encoding Arm DNA-binding domain-containing protein, with the protein MKVAPIMALTDTAIRNAKSGEKPKKMFDERGLFLLDQPSGEGNCGV; encoded by the coding sequence ATGAAAGTGGCCCCCATTATGGCGTTGACCGATACAGCGATCCGGAATGCAAAGTCCGGTGAGAAGCCGAAGAAGATGTTTGATGAGCGCGGTCTGTTCCTTCTGGACCAGCCGTCGGGGGAGGGAAACTGTGGCGTTTGA
- a CDS encoding DUF2059 domain-containing protein — translation MRKIFAITVSSLALAFSTPATAQDADATATAESEAKPIDPARLSAAKNTVDYLFPLGTYERMMRGTLDQMMDQMMVSMGGMRMGDLASAGGVAKDDIPDDIGERTLADISREADPHFEERMKISTKVMMNEMVDLMVAMEPAVREALTNIYARKFTVSQLNEMNGFFATDTGGAFARDYMMVFVDPEMMQSMMNMVPEMMQAMPAIMKKVEEATAHLPPVKTHGNDPFASIDEVMEDADNSDDSTDWEDPENWSPADRELVNKLSVDSDAAFEAYYEALETAQKNAKAKMAKNK, via the coding sequence ATGAGAAAAATCTTTGCGATTACCGTAAGTTCACTGGCTTTGGCATTCAGCACCCCCGCCACGGCACAAGATGCGGATGCAACAGCAACAGCCGAAAGCGAAGCCAAACCGATTGATCCGGCGCGCCTCTCTGCGGCCAAAAATACGGTCGATTATCTGTTCCCGCTCGGCACCTATGAGCGGATGATGCGTGGTACACTGGATCAGATGATGGATCAGATGATGGTTAGCATGGGCGGCATGCGCATGGGTGACCTTGCCAGTGCCGGCGGTGTAGCGAAAGACGATATCCCCGACGATATTGGGGAACGGACACTGGCCGATATATCGCGGGAGGCCGATCCGCATTTTGAAGAGCGGATGAAAATCTCGACCAAGGTCATGATGAATGAGATGGTGGATTTGATGGTCGCCATGGAACCAGCGGTTCGCGAGGCATTGACGAACATCTACGCCCGCAAGTTCACGGTTAGCCAGTTGAACGAAATGAACGGTTTCTTCGCTACCGATACCGGCGGAGCCTTTGCCCGGGACTATATGATGGTGTTCGTCGATCCGGAAATGATGCAGTCGATGATGAACATGGTGCCTGAAATGATGCAGGCCATGCCAGCAATCATGAAAAAGGTCGAGGAAGCCACGGCTCATCTGCCACCCGTAAAAACACATGGCAATGATCCTTTTGCCTCGATCGACGAGGTGATGGAGGACGCTGACAATTCGGATGATTCCACGGATTGGGAAGATCCTGAAAATTGGTCACCAGCCGATCGCGAACTGGTCAACAAGCTCAGCGTCGATTCCGATGCCGCGTTTGAGGCTTATTATGAAGCGCTCGAAACAGCGCAGAAAAACGCCAAAGCAAAAATGGCGAAAAATAAATAA
- a CDS encoding saccharopine dehydrogenase family protein, with the protein MTTVKDIDIAVFGATGFTGQLIAEYLGQQDGVKVAIAGRNGDKLTKVKSDLGLSEDTETIVADASDKSALTELARRAQVVIAAAGPYQHYGENLIAACAEEGTDYLDLCGESNWIRAMIDKYDATAKASGARIINSSGFDSIPSDLGILHLQNLAAKHQKQPFTRVKGRVEAMQGVASGGTVASIMAEMGVAAQDPAVAELIGSPYALAPGFAGPEQPDGDSVKFDEDLNSWAAPFIMAAINTKTVHRSNFLQSHRYGTDFGYDEMTMTGPGDEGKELATQMADPGAMLNPEGGPPQPGEGPSPEEREAGHFTIAYHGTNSADQYGLVRVSGFQDPGYGCTSKMISQAALCLLKDDVETAGGFWTPATGLGEKLVDRLGDTGVLKFETEVSTNS; encoded by the coding sequence ATGACAACCGTAAAAGATATCGATATCGCCGTTTTTGGCGCCACGGGCTTCACCGGACAGCTCATTGCCGAGTATCTCGGCCAGCAGGATGGTGTGAAAGTTGCCATTGCTGGTCGCAATGGTGACAAATTGACAAAGGTGAAGTCCGATCTTGGCCTGTCCGAGGATACTGAAACCATCGTTGCTGACGCCAGCGACAAATCGGCACTGACCGAGCTCGCTCGTCGGGCGCAAGTGGTCATAGCAGCGGCAGGACCTTATCAGCATTATGGCGAAAATCTGATCGCCGCCTGCGCCGAGGAAGGCACAGACTATCTTGATTTGTGCGGTGAATCCAATTGGATCCGCGCGATGATCGACAAATATGATGCGACAGCAAAAGCTTCCGGCGCACGTATCATAAACAGCTCCGGTTTCGATTCCATACCATCCGACTTGGGCATCTTGCATCTGCAAAATCTTGCTGCAAAACATCAGAAACAGCCTTTCACTCGCGTAAAGGGTCGTGTTGAAGCCATGCAAGGGGTGGCATCTGGTGGTACCGTCGCCAGCATCATGGCTGAAATGGGCGTGGCCGCCCAGGACCCAGCTGTGGCTGAACTCATCGGCAGTCCCTATGCTCTTGCGCCGGGATTTGCGGGTCCGGAGCAGCCCGATGGCGACTCAGTGAAATTTGATGAGGATCTGAACAGCTGGGCCGCGCCGTTCATTATGGCGGCGATCAACACCAAGACAGTGCATCGGTCGAACTTTCTGCAGAGCCACCGTTACGGAACAGATTTCGGCTATGATGAAATGACGATGACCGGCCCCGGCGACGAAGGCAAAGAGCTGGCCACGCAAATGGCCGATCCGGGTGCGATGCTGAATCCAGAAGGCGGTCCGCCACAACCGGGCGAAGGACCATCTCCTGAGGAGCGTGAGGCCGGTCATTTTACCATCGCTTATCACGGCACAAACAGCGCCGATCAGTACGGACTTGTGCGCGTCAGCGGATTTCAGGACCCTGGCTATGGCTGTACGTCGAAAATGATTTCTCAAGCAGCCCTGTGCTTACTGAAAGACGATGTCGAAACTGCTGGCGGTTTCTGGACTCCGGCGACTGGCCTAGGTGAAAAACTGGTCGATCGGCTTGGTGATACCGGCGTGCTGAAATTCGAGACAGAAGTTTCAACCAATAGCTGA